The following proteins are encoded in a genomic region of Channa argus isolate prfri chromosome 3, Channa argus male v1.0, whole genome shotgun sequence:
- the lbx1b gene encoding transcription factor LBX1b, which produces MMTSKEVAKCDAVENRRRSPLDHLPPPANSNKPLTPFSIEDILNKPSVKRSYTICGTAHLISSSEKHRPSSIPLSSRALLTQTSPLCALEELASKTFKGLEVSVLQAAEGRDGMTLFGQRTTPKKRRKSRTAFTNHQIYELEKRFLYQKYLSPADRDQIAQQLGLTNAQVITWFQNRRAKLKRDLEEMKADVESAKAIGQVPLDKLAKLADLEKCANGTLGHPRAESPARGGQQEHELAQKLRTSPLSPFSDHTTSKECSEDEDVEIDVDD; this is translated from the exons ATGATGACATCCAAAGAAGTGGCCAAATGTGATGCAGTGGAAAACAGGAGGCGAAGTCCGCTGGACCACTTGCCGCCTCCTGCGAACTCCAACAAGCCTCTGACCCCCTTCAGTATCGAGGACATCCTGAACAAACCTTCTGTGAAACGAAGTTACACAATTTGTGGCACGGCTCATCTAATTTCGTCCTCTGAGAAGCACCGTCCGTCCAGCATCCCTCTGTCCAGCCGGGCTCTCCTCACCCAGACCTCCCCGCTCTGCGCGCTGGAGGAGCTGGCAAGCAAGACCTTCAAAGGGCTGGAAGTCAGCGTTTTACAGGCTGCGGAAG GCCGGGACGGGATGACTCTGTTTGGCCAGAGAACCACCCCGAAGAAGCGTCGGAAGTCTCGGACGGCCTTCACCAATCACCAAATCTACGAGCTGGAGAAGCGCTTCTTGTACCAGAAGTATCTGTCCCCAGCCGACCGGGACCAGATCGCGCAGCAGCTGGGCCTGACGAACGCGCAGGTCATCACGTGGTTTCAGAACCGGAGGGCCAAGCTAAAACGGGATCTTGAGGAGATGAAGGCCGACGTAGAGTCGGCCAAGGCCATCGGGCAGGTCCCATTGGACAAGCTCGCCAAGCTGGCGGACTTGGAGAAATGCGCCAATGGCACACTGGGCCACCCGCGGGCCGAGTCCCCCGCGCGGGGCGGCCAGCAGGAGCACGAGCTGGCTCAAAAACTGCGGACATCGCCGCTGTCTCCGTTCTCAGACCACACAACTAGTAAAGAGTGCTCAGAGGACGAGGACGTGGAGATTGATGTGGATGACTAA